A section of the Mesobacillus jeotgali genome encodes:
- a CDS encoding DUF2621 domain-containing protein yields MYQLEGWFLWFILFWVVVLVGLFAIGGYFMFRKFLKKLPKDDGRSDMDWEEYYVNQTRHLWPDEQKALLEDLVSPVPELFRDVARHKIAGKIGELAVKEKADKITQELVIRGYILATPKRDHKFLRKRLAEKQISTAPYESLF; encoded by the coding sequence ATGTATCAGCTTGAAGGTTGGTTTTTGTGGTTTATTTTATTTTGGGTCGTTGTATTGGTTGGTTTATTTGCGATCGGCGGCTATTTCATGTTTCGTAAGTTTTTGAAAAAGCTTCCGAAGGACGATGGAAGATCGGATATGGATTGGGAAGAATATTATGTGAATCAGACGCGTCACCTGTGGCCTGATGAACAGAAAGCATTGCTGGAGGACCTGGTCAGTCCTGTGCCTGAGTTGTTCAGGGACGTGGCGAGGCATAAGATTGCCGGTAAAATTGGTGAACTTGCCGTAAAAGAAAAAGCGGACAAGATCACTCAGGAGCTTGTCATTCGCGGCTATATCCTGGCGACACCAAAACGTGACCATAAATTTTTACGAAAGCGGCTTGCTGAAAAGCAAATCAGCACAGCGCCATATGAAAGCTTATTCTAA
- a CDS encoding nuclease-related domain-containing protein, protein MAFKERKEPIILSKLRVLNRRLELSEEDKRYLLFLENGYQGELRFDVMTETLTSSCLILNELLLEVERTTFQIDTLIIFDGTIYLFEIKNNKGDYLYKPDSLTSTTGVSIKNPLDQINRSKLLFKKLLHQLGYNFTIKASVVFVNPEFTLYHAHPDLPFIFPTQIKRLLDNLNNQPGKVSTNHHKLATKLVSLHQIDSKYNKLPPFQYDELKKGITCCECDSFSVTATHKFLECEDCRGKELIESAVLRTVEEYKLLFPDRAITTSSIQQWCMVIQNSKRIRRILSKNLIIDGSRKWTSYK, encoded by the coding sequence GTGGCATTTAAAGAACGCAAGGAACCAATTATTCTATCAAAGTTGAGAGTCTTGAACAGAAGGCTTGAGCTTTCAGAAGAAGATAAAAGGTATTTATTATTTCTGGAAAACGGGTATCAAGGAGAATTACGATTCGATGTGATGACCGAAACACTGACAAGCAGCTGTTTAATCTTGAACGAATTGCTTCTTGAAGTAGAAAGAACAACCTTTCAAATTGATACTTTAATTATTTTTGACGGCACAATTTACCTTTTTGAAATTAAAAATAACAAGGGAGATTACTTATATAAACCAGACAGCCTAACTTCAACCACCGGAGTATCAATTAAAAACCCCCTCGATCAAATCAACCGATCCAAGCTCCTGTTTAAGAAGCTACTTCATCAGCTAGGATACAACTTCACCATAAAAGCCTCAGTTGTTTTTGTAAATCCCGAGTTCACTTTGTATCACGCACATCCAGACCTCCCGTTCATTTTCCCTACGCAGATCAAACGCCTCCTTGACAATCTCAACAACCAGCCAGGAAAAGTATCCACCAACCATCACAAACTAGCAACCAAACTAGTCTCTCTCCATCAGATTGACTCAAAATACAATAAACTGCCTCCCTTCCAATATGATGAACTCAAGAAAGGCATTACTTGTTGTGAATGCGATTCTTTTTCGGTGACAGCGACTCATAAATTTCTTGAGTGTGAAGACTGTAGGGGGAAAGAGTTGATAGAGTCAGCAGTGTTAAGGACAGTAGAGGAGTATAAACTACTGTTTCCAGATCGAGCAATTACTACATCTTCCATTCAGCAATGGTGTATGGTGATTCAGAATAGTAAAAGAATCAGAAGAATACTTTCAAAAAACCTCATAATTGATGGCTCAAGAAAATGGACTAGTTATAAATAA
- a CDS encoding GyrI-like domain-containing protein — protein sequence MCEVVSREFKVIVMKHKGRFEDYPQLVPQRAQQFAKRMPDFSGTEVTVYEPKENMSHTEGTFYVGILVKDNPESLPEEMEFLDIQHSYGVIRGKVHEMGALYSKLDKWIDEKGYSRENYIIETYHPVENDIEEVEIYIPISS from the coding sequence ATGTGCGAGGTTGTAAGCAGGGAATTTAAAGTGATTGTAATGAAACATAAAGGAAGATTTGAAGATTATCCGCAGCTGGTACCACAGAGAGCGCAGCAATTTGCAAAGCGGATGCCTGACTTTTCCGGGACTGAAGTGACAGTTTACGAACCTAAAGAGAATATGAGCCATACGGAAGGAACATTCTATGTCGGAATACTAGTGAAGGATAACCCAGAGTCCTTGCCGGAAGAAATGGAATTTCTAGACATTCAGCATTCCTATGGAGTAATCAGAGGGAAAGTGCACGAGATGGGTGCATTATATTCGAAACTTGATAAATGGATTGATGAAAAAGGTTACTCCAGGGAAAATTACATAATTGAAACCTATCATCCTGTTGAAAATGATATTGAAGAGGTAGAAATATATATACCTATCAGTAGTTAA
- a CDS encoding phosphotransferase family protein, translated as MIMNSKKVLFCDILGQKSEIVKLPEQGCTSEVCKIVSENGQFILKSATKEKYREWLRTEAEVLKALSLHHTIPVPKFYGFLENEDASHLLMSYEDGITLTAALKAAETMEEKQTLVQSFGQFLSTLHAQEPVFKTEADWLETQLIRARLYAETGQADGSLALLEQLEEDKPQKVKQTMIHGDCTTDNVLAVNGQVRLFIDVAGMTVGDPRYDEALAIRKFRDTPELLASFYDGYTRYRVSDQEYCYFEEGLYEFF; from the coding sequence ATGATTATGAACAGTAAAAAGGTGTTATTTTGCGATATTCTTGGTCAGAAAAGTGAGATTGTTAAACTTCCGGAACAAGGCTGTACATCTGAAGTGTGCAAGATAGTCTCAGAAAATGGACAATTCATCCTGAAAAGTGCCACTAAGGAAAAATATCGAGAATGGCTGCGGACTGAGGCCGAGGTGTTAAAGGCTTTATCTCTTCACCATACCATTCCTGTCCCCAAATTTTATGGTTTCTTAGAAAATGAGGATGCAAGCCATTTGTTGATGTCCTATGAGGATGGAATTACATTGACTGCTGCGTTAAAAGCCGCGGAAACAATGGAGGAAAAACAAACGCTAGTCCAGAGTTTTGGACAGTTCCTTAGCACTCTTCACGCACAAGAACCTGTCTTCAAAACAGAAGCCGACTGGCTCGAAACTCAGTTGATTCGGGCACGGCTATATGCTGAGACAGGTCAGGCGGATGGCAGTTTAGCATTATTGGAACAGTTGGAAGAAGATAAACCTCAGAAGGTGAAACAAACAATGATTCATGGAGATTGTACAACCGACAACGTGCTGGCAGTCAATGGACAGGTAAGATTGTTTATTGATGTAGCAGGAATGACTGTGGGTGACCCTCGTTATGATGAAGCACTGGCCATTCGGAAGTTCAGGGATACCCCTGAATTGCTTGCTTCTTTTTACGATGGCTATACTCGTTATCGAGTATCTGATCAAGAATACTGTTACTTTGAAGAAGGTTTATATGAATTTTTTTAG
- a CDS encoding AAA family ATPase, protein MKFVLIFGPQAVGKMTVGHELEKITGLKLFHNHMTIDLVNPFFDYGTKEGKSLVGLFREELFKAMAKSDQYGMIFTYVWAFDLQEDWDYVEKVCDLFESEGGTVYFVELEANLDERLVRNRSANRLKHKPSKRNLEWSDKDLVETMDKYRLNSYEGEIQRANYIRINNTDLTAAEVANHVRDHFDL, encoded by the coding sequence ATGAAATTTGTTTTAATATTTGGTCCGCAGGCTGTAGGGAAAATGACGGTAGGGCATGAACTTGAAAAAATAACTGGTCTAAAACTTTTTCATAACCATATGACAATAGACCTTGTGAACCCTTTCTTTGATTACGGTACGAAGGAAGGGAAGAGTCTGGTTGGCCTATTTAGAGAAGAATTATTTAAGGCAATGGCTAAAAGTGATCAATACGGAATGATTTTTACTTATGTCTGGGCATTCGATCTGCAGGAAGACTGGGATTACGTTGAAAAAGTTTGCGACTTGTTCGAATCAGAAGGTGGCACGGTGTACTTTGTTGAACTCGAAGCTAACTTAGATGAGCGGCTGGTAAGAAATAGAAGTGCAAATCGGCTTAAGCACAAGCCTTCTAAGCGAAACTTGGAGTGGTCAGATAAGGATTTGGTGGAGACCATGGACAAGTATCGACTAAATTCTTATGAAGGTGAAATTCAAAGAGCCAACTATATCAGGATTAATAACACTGATTTAACTGCAGCAGAGGTTGCTAACCATGTAAGAGACCATTTTGATTTGTGA
- a CDS encoding DUF899 family protein, whose product MYETTRTGDTRKGERKLFRVKQELAQLRKRHPSFIVTNYELTDTEGSQVLLRELFGDKNELIVIHNMGKSCFYCALWADGFSGFKAHLENRAAFVLTSPDDYKTLSDFSRERGWAFKSASSMGTTFKEDLGFKNNTSFRPGVSILLKEEDGTIKHYTKASFGPGDQYCSIWSLFELLPDGNGNWGLKHDYEQ is encoded by the coding sequence ATCTATGAAACTACTAGAACAGGAGATACAAGAAAAGGAGAAAGAAAACTTTTCCGAGTAAAACAGGAGCTTGCACAATTGCGTAAGCGGCACCCCTCTTTTATAGTGACCAATTACGAACTGACCGACACAGAAGGAAGCCAGGTTCTTTTAAGGGAGCTATTTGGCGATAAAAATGAACTGATTGTTATACATAATATGGGGAAATCCTGTTTCTACTGTGCACTATGGGCTGACGGGTTTAGTGGATTTAAAGCCCACCTTGAGAACAGGGCGGCATTTGTTTTGACAAGTCCTGATGATTACAAAACATTATCGGATTTTTCCAGGGAACGAGGATGGGCTTTTAAAAGCGCTTCGTCAATGGGAACAACGTTTAAAGAAGATCTCGGTTTTAAAAACAATACGAGTTTCAGGCCTGGGGTTTCAATACTCTTGAAAGAAGAGGATGGAACCATTAAGCATTACACGAAAGCATCTTTTGGACCTGGTGATCAATACTGCAGTATTTGGTCTCTTTTTGAATTATTGCCGGATGGAAACGGAAACTGGGGGCTTAAACATGATTATGAACAGTAA
- a CDS encoding GNAT family N-acetyltransferase → MYASLIDGKIIGSFGIKKVAELHVAESGNYLYQIAIQPEYQGRGYGALLTSWACKYSRGMGEDLYLNCWAGNEKLKNFYSENGFEYVGDFPEEDYYISIFKCSASGVYSGRDV, encoded by the coding sequence TTGTATGCCTCATTAATTGATGGGAAGATAATTGGGAGTTTTGGAATCAAAAAGGTGGCAGAATTACATGTTGCGGAGTCTGGGAACTATCTCTATCAAATAGCCATACAACCTGAGTATCAGGGCAGAGGTTACGGTGCGCTGCTTACATCCTGGGCATGTAAATACTCCCGGGGAATGGGAGAGGATTTGTATCTAAATTGCTGGGCAGGAAATGAAAAATTAAAGAACTTTTACAGCGAAAATGGCTTTGAATATGTTGGCGACTTTCCCGAAGAGGACTATTACATAAGCATTTTTAAATGTTCCGCGTCAGGTGTTTATTCTGGCCGGGACGTATAA
- a CDS encoding class I SAM-dependent DNA methyltransferase, whose amino-acid sequence MEFRGASAYEEREFFENYMKRRARPESPNNVIEKPILLELIGDVNGKQILDLGCGGAEIGAELLRQGAAGYLGLEGSEKMARVAAENLKGTAGQVLHSSMEEWEPHPNQYSLVLSRFALHYLADLGSVFAKVMNSLLPGGRFVFSVQHPVLTSSAKSAEQSGRRTDWIVDDYFNQGERVEPWIGKKVIKYHRTVEEYFKLLLEAGFVVEDLREGKPRAEKFSSEEEYERRTRIPLVLMFSCRKLG is encoded by the coding sequence ATGGAGTTTAGAGGTGCCTCGGCTTATGAGGAACGGGAGTTTTTTGAGAATTATATGAAGCGCAGAGCACGGCCTGAAAGTCCAAACAATGTCATCGAAAAGCCGATATTACTGGAGTTAATCGGGGATGTGAATGGCAAACAGATACTCGATCTTGGATGTGGAGGTGCAGAAATTGGCGCTGAGCTTCTACGGCAAGGGGCAGCTGGATATCTCGGTTTGGAAGGGTCGGAAAAAATGGCCAGAGTTGCAGCAGAAAATCTGAAAGGTACTGCTGGGCAGGTTTTGCACTCTTCAATGGAGGAGTGGGAACCGCATCCAAATCAATATAGTTTAGTTCTTTCTCGTTTTGCCCTGCATTATCTAGCAGATTTGGGAAGTGTTTTTGCAAAGGTTATGAACTCGCTGCTGCCAGGCGGGAGGTTTGTTTTCAGCGTGCAGCATCCAGTGCTCACCTCTTCCGCGAAAAGTGCAGAACAAAGCGGCAGGAGAACCGATTGGATCGTGGATGATTATTTTAATCAGGGAGAACGAGTCGAACCGTGGATCGGGAAAAAAGTGATTAAATATCACCGGACTGTCGAAGAGTACTTCAAACTCCTGTTAGAAGCAGGTTTCGTGGTTGAGGACCTGAGAGAGGGGAAACCTAGAGCCGAGAAATTTTCCAGCGAGGAAGAGTATGAGCGGAGGACAAGAATCCCGCTGGTTTTGATGTTCTCTTGCAGGAAGCTGGGGTGA